CTGGGCCGACCTGACGGGCAAGGCCGTCGGCCTCGCATTGCTCGTGCTCTACGGCCTCGTGCTCGTATTCTCGATCCGGCGCATGCGTGCGGGCAAGATCACCTTCTGGGCGCCGCTCGTTGCCGGCGTCGTCGCGTTCATCGTCGTCATGGCGGTCGTTGCCGCCGCAATGATGCAGACGCCAGAGCTCGTGGAGGTCTTGCGCGACCCCGATGCCTCTCGGCAGATGCTTGACTACCTCCAGGGGTTCCCCTCGAACTAGCCACCAGATTCGGCTGAGACGCCCCCGCGATCGGGTCTTCACGGACACGGCAGCGGGGGCGTTTTGCATGCCCGGAGGAGCCCAGAACGGCGCGTCGCCGGCCCGGGTTCGGCTACGCTAAGCTCATGAGTTCACCGTCGAGTTCTGAGTCAGTTCCGATGCCCGGGATACCCGCGACCGGAACCACACCGCCCGCCGCCAAACTGCCCGCGGGCACGATCGCCCGCTATGCGGCCGGATCGCTCGCGACAGGCGGGTTCGCAACCCTTCCGGGCCTCGTGCTCGTGTACTACCTCACCGATTCGCTCGGTGTCACGGCCCTCGCAGCGGGCCTCATCGTCACGCTCGCGAAGATCTGGGACGTCGTGATCGACCCGATCATCGGTGGACTCAGCGACCGATCGCTCGCCCGCACCGGCACAAGGCGCGGGCCGATGCTCATCGGGGCGATCGGGCTACCCCTCGCGTTCGTGCTGATGTTCGCCGTGCCCTCCGGCCTCGCCCCGGCGGTCTCGGCGACCTGGGTGCTCGTCGCATTCATCGCGGCGGCGACGTTCTTCAGTATGTTCCAGATCCCGTATATCGCGCTCCCCGCCGAACTCACGTCGGGGTACAAGGAGCGCACGCGGCTGCTCACGTGGCGCGTCGTCGTCCTGACGATCGCGATCCTGCTGTTCGGCGCCGGTGGCCCGGAGATTCGCGACCTGTTCCCCGACAACCAGTTGCTCGGTTACCTCATCATGGCGATCGCGGCCGCAGCTCTGCTCGGCCTGAGCCTCTGGGTCGCGTCGCAGGTCGCCCCGCAGGGCTCGCCGACGATCTCGGCGGATGCGGGCCACAGGGCGTTCTCGGCGACCCACTACCGCGAGGGGTTGCGGGCGCTGCGCGACAGCCAACCCTTCCGCGCGTTGCTCGCGACGTTCATGCTGCAGGGCCTGGCCACCGGCCTGATGCTCGCCGGCGCACAGTACGTCGCGACCTGGGTGCTGCACGACCAGGGCGCGGTCACAATCCTCTTCGCCTCGCTCATCGCGCCCGCGCTGCTCTTCGCCCCCGTATGGCGGTGGATCGCGGACCGCATTGGCAAGGTCCGCACCTTCCGAATCGCGAGCCTGCTGTTCCTCGTCGCGACCGTCGCGCTCGTCGGGATGCTGCTCTTCCCGGGGATGTGGATCCTCGCCCCCGTCGGCATCGCCGGCGCGGCATACGCCGGGATGCAGACGATGCCGATGGCGATGCTTCCCGACGTCATGAGCCACGACGCCGCGACCTCGGGCGACCCCGACGGGCGCGCCGGCGTGTTCGGTGGCGTCTGGACGGCTGGCGAGACCGCGGGCATGGCGCTCGGCTCGACAGTGCTCGCGCTCGTGCTCTGGGCCACCGGGTATGTCGAGTCGGTCGCCGCGGTCACCGTGACGCAGCCCGCGACCGCGATCTCAGGCATCGCGCTCGCGTTCAGCCTCTTCCCCGCGCTCCTCATGCTCGCGAGCCTCGCGACACTGCGCGGGTACCGGCTCACCGAGCGCGACATCGAGGGCGCGGCCGGGGCGCAGTCGTGACGGCGCGCG
This portion of the Leucobacter komagatae genome encodes:
- a CDS encoding MFS transporter — encoded protein: MSSPSSSESVPMPGIPATGTTPPAAKLPAGTIARYAAGSLATGGFATLPGLVLVYYLTDSLGVTALAAGLIVTLAKIWDVVIDPIIGGLSDRSLARTGTRRGPMLIGAIGLPLAFVLMFAVPSGLAPAVSATWVLVAFIAAATFFSMFQIPYIALPAELTSGYKERTRLLTWRVVVLTIAILLFGAGGPEIRDLFPDNQLLGYLIMAIAAAALLGLSLWVASQVAPQGSPTISADAGHRAFSATHYREGLRALRDSQPFRALLATFMLQGLATGLMLAGAQYVATWVLHDQGAVTILFASLIAPALLFAPVWRWIADRIGKVRTFRIASLLFLVATVALVGMLLFPGMWILAPVGIAGAAYAGMQTMPMAMLPDVMSHDAATSGDPDGRAGVFGGVWTAGETAGMALGSTVLALVLWATGYVESVAAVTVTQPATAISGIALAFSLFPALLMLASLATLRGYRLTERDIEGAAGAQS